Proteins co-encoded in one Carassius carassius chromosome 35, fCarCar2.1, whole genome shotgun sequence genomic window:
- the LOC132115789 gene encoding uncharacterized protein C9orf152-like, with amino-acid sequence MCPCCGSYLTCADVWREIETEEEDQSAVRMDIELLEEQYSSIREKQRRQTQVICFKNAQNNEEISGMNLVDVVPLTKAAETLSESDSGVWRSHLELHRIKHTTEETEHRNNHSAASTEASSSSSESEHLSEDSNPGEHQQKSSRKFSAPTVLSYRSTPTGSRYYPFPQRKSLSRSETARRLGLYASL; translated from the exons ATGTGTCCGTGCTGTGGCTCGTATCTGACGTGTGCAGACGTGTGGAGAGAGATCGAGACAGAAGAGGAGGATCAGAGCGCAGTCAGGATGGACATCGAGCTCTTAGAAGAGCAATACAGCTCcatcagagagaaacagagacgaCAAACTCAGGTCATCTGCTTCAAGAACG CACAAAACAATGAAGAGATAAGTGGCATGAATCTAGTGGACGTGGTTCCTTTAACAAAAGCAGCAGAAACTCTGTCTGAGTCAGACAGCGGTGTGTGGCGCTCACATCTGGAGCTGCACCGCATTAAACACACGACTGAAGAAACCGAGCACAGAAATAATCACAGTGCAGCGTCTACAGAagcctccagctccagctccgaGTCAGAGCATCTCTCTGAGGACTCgaaccctggggaacaccagcAGAAGAGCTCCAGGAAGTTCTCAGCTCCAACGGTTCTGAGTTATCGCTCCACACCCACAGGCTCCAGATATTACCCCTTCCCTCAGAGGAAAAGCCTGAGCAGATCAGAGACGGCCAGGAGACTGGGCCTCTACGCCTCGCTCTAA
- the nub1 gene encoding NEDD8 ultimate buster 1, which translates to MEEKHMQSVLIALLRQDKVQLWTEPFISDQQKIIELAQKYVSVTEFTLEEVISTLESIRADASRKDEGNKQFKETAVASLELHLPKREGENKKRKGHLKAKLDITTKELKKQISEEYGLKHFNLILMGKTLSPGKRLDEQNVKNNSKIMVLVVSSEQEKNEMREEEEKKRQQDEGFQRTQKGFQLLSERDGSEDPASTPYLEIADQKGNPLQIPDSERKALIQAMGFHEKGRALMKKRNHSAALTHLLEADEQFNKCNSALLRTVDNYAVLQLDVVWCYQALQQLECLYDARQRLERAEDCFQRCYGAHQSRLQQIKGHTGGEDVLFLRLYLLQSLLAYHDGNKNQALNKLRNVEELLGQLCLDPDKMLQLMTLGFSEQEARLGLRACRGDVNEAERLISQRKKEKKELKEREQEKRRRRLLDINTLVELGFSKREAARALHQTRGDLDKAYGVLLDKAEAHGSHDQTNLDQLLALGFQEDMANSALRIMGDDLAQATQMLLDNQGVVPPDLLSPSPPSSSSEEPSTSSDSTASARSRLDEDLVNEVLEDIPRHEEDYLDLTLDEEKELMEEIRSRLEKQSSSSG; encoded by the exons ATGGAGGAGAAGCACATGCAGTCAGTGCTGATCGCTCTGCTGAGGCAGGATAAAGTCCAGCTGTGGACCGAGCCCTTCATCTCTGACCAGCAGAAGATCATC GAACTGGCTCAGAAGTACGTGTCAGTCACTGAGTTCACACTGGAGGAGGTGATCTCGACTCTGGAGAGCATCCGAGCAGACGCCAGCAGGAAAGATGAAGGGAACAAACAGTTTAAAGAGACCGCGGTGGCCTCGCTGGAGCTGCACCTGCCCAAAAGAGAAGGAGAG aataagaaAAGGAAAGGTCATTTAAAAGCCAAACTGGACATCACCACAAAAGAGCTGAAGAAaca GATCAGCGAGGAGTATGGACTCAAACACTTTAATCTGATTTTAATGGGAAAAACACTGTCTCCAG GGAaaaggcttgatgaacagaatgtGAAAAACAACAGTAAGATCATGGTGCTGGTTGTGTCCTCGGAGCAGGAGAAGAACGAGAtgcgagaggaagaggagaagaagcGCCAGCAGGATGAAGGATTTCAGAGAACACAGAAGGGTTTCCAGCTCCTGTCCGAGAGAG ACGGGAGTGAAGATCCAGCCTCCACCCCGTATTTAGAGATCGCCGATCAGAAAGGAAATCCGCTGCAGATCCCTGACAGCGAGAGGAAG GCTCTGATCCAGGCGATGGGTTTCCATGAGAAAGGTCGAGCTCTGATGAAGAAGAGGAACCACAGCGCCGCTCTGACTCACCTGCTGGAGGCCGACGAACAGTTCAA tAAGTGTAACTCTGCGCTGCTGAGGACGGTGGATAACTACGCTGTTCTGCAGCTGGATGTGGTTTGGTGTTATCAGGCTCTGCAGCAGCTCGAGTGTCTGTACGATGCCAGACAGCGTCTGGAACGAGCCGAGGACTGCTTCCAGAGATGCTACGGAGCGCATCAGAGCCGTCTGCAGCAGATCAAG GGTCACACCGGAGGAGAGGACGTTCTCTTTCTGAGGCTCTATCTGCTCCAGAGTCTGCTGGCCTACCATGATGGCAACAAGAACCAAGCGTTAAACAAGCTCAGAAAC GTGGAGGAGCTGCTCGGTCAGCTGTGTCTGGACCCTGATAAGATGCTTCAGCTGATGACTCTGGGTTTCTCGGAGCAGGAGGCTCGTTTGGGTCTGAGAGCCTGTCGAGGAGACGTGAATGAGGCGGAGCGGCTCATCTCGCAGAGGAAGAAG GAGAAGAAGGAGCTGAAGGAGCGCGAGCAGGAAAAGAGGAGACGCCGTCTGCTGGACATCAACACACTGGTGGAGCTGGGCTTCAGTAAGAGAGAGGCTGCCAGAGCCCTCCATCAGACCAGAGGAGACCTGGACAAGGCCTAcggg GTTCTGCTGGACAAAGCTGAAGCTCACGGTTCACACGATCAGACTAacctggatcag CTGCTGGCGCTGGGCTTTCAGGAGGACATGGCCAACTCGGCGCTGAGGATCATGGGAGATGATCTGGCTCAGGCCACACAGATGCTGCTGGATAACCAGGGCGTGGTTCCTCCGGACCTGCTGTCTCCATCACCTCCATCCTCCTCCTCAGAGGAGCCCAGCACCTCCTCCGACTCCACCG cttCAGCTCGCAGTCGTCTGGACGAGGATCTGGTGAACGAGGTTCTGGAGGACATCCCCAGACACGAGGAGGATTATCTGGATCTGACTCTGGACGAGGAGAAGGAGCTGATGGAGGAGATCAGATCCCGTCTGGAGAAGCAGAGCTCGTCCTCCGGATGA